A genome region from Clostridium pasteurianum includes the following:
- a CDS encoding acyltransferase family protein, whose translation MQHPGSMLIYTTFGYLAVSMFLFFSGYGLMTSKLKKQNYFKGFFSKRLSKVYIPFIIINMITLTALIAIYNADFSVKQLIFNTLGLSLIDSTQWFVITIIIFYVFFYLSFRFLSLKIAPHVLLGLTGIYFFSLLLFAFRFQWIYNTAFCFPLGVYTALHYDSFVNFIKKHYISCLISSLVLFLVFFSLGNLIPSIFMSLCNTISSVLFVFVILLFLFKVKLNSKPLIFISTMAYELYIIHVKIMVPYFNSVSLKGSYTVYIYLIITILVSFIFSKFFKLIRFDGKAKLTKNI comes from the coding sequence ATGCAACATCCAGGTTCTATGCTTATATATACTACATTTGGATATCTTGCTGTAAGCATGTTTCTATTTTTCTCAGGTTATGGTTTAATGACCTCAAAATTAAAAAAGCAAAATTATTTCAAAGGATTTTTTTCAAAAAGACTCAGTAAAGTTTACATACCATTTATTATAATTAATATGATTACCCTGACAGCTCTCATTGCCATCTATAATGCTGATTTCAGTGTAAAGCAGCTAATATTTAACACATTAGGCTTATCCCTAATCGATTCCACACAATGGTTTGTAATTACCATTATAATATTTTATGTATTTTTTTATCTATCCTTTAGGTTTTTAAGCTTAAAAATTGCCCCTCATGTACTTCTTGGTCTTACCGGTATTTACTTTTTCTCATTATTATTATTCGCATTTAGATTTCAATGGATATATAATACAGCTTTTTGTTTTCCTCTTGGAGTCTATACAGCTTTACATTATGATAGCTTTGTGAACTTTATTAAAAAGCATTACATATCCTGCTTAATTTCATCTTTAGTATTGTTCTTGGTATTTTTCTCTTTAGGTAATCTTATTCCATCAATATTTATGAGCTTATGCAATACAATATCCTCTGTGCTTTTCGTATTTGTAATTTTACTATTCCTATTTAAAGTAAAATTAAATTCTAAGCCACTTATCTTTATAAGTACCATGGCTTATGAATTATATATCATTCATGTGAAAATTATGGTACCCTATTTTAATTCTGTATCATTAAAAGGAAGTTACACTGTATATATCTACCTTATAATAACTATATTAGTATCATTCATATTTAGCAAATTTTTTAAATTGATACGATTTGATGGAAAAGCAAAACTAACAAAAAACATATAA
- a CDS encoding ABC transporter ATP-binding protein, with translation MNTCQNNDLVISIKNVTKSFDSETILKDISLDVKAGEFVSILGPSGCGKSTLFNIVTGLIKAESGEVKVSGDIGYMQQKDLLLPWKTVIKNVVLPLDIKGVNKKESREKAQKYIEVMGLKGYENKYPYELSGGMRQRASFLRTFLSSEEIMLLDEPFGALDSITKGNMQKWLLKMKDMLNRTIVFITHDIEEAIFLSDSVYVLGSKPGIVKKKFNLDFFKEDKTKRLFSKELLEYKSSIIELL, from the coding sequence ATGAATACTTGTCAAAATAATGATTTGGTTATAAGCATTAAAAATGTAACGAAAAGCTTTGATTCTGAAACTATACTAAAGGATATTTCGCTGGATGTTAAAGCAGGAGAGTTTGTATCCATATTAGGACCTAGTGGTTGTGGCAAAAGCACTTTGTTTAATATAGTAACTGGGCTTATTAAAGCCGAAAGTGGAGAAGTTAAAGTCTCAGGTGACATAGGATATATGCAGCAAAAGGACTTACTTCTTCCATGGAAAACTGTCATTAAAAATGTTGTACTTCCCCTTGATATTAAAGGTGTAAATAAGAAAGAATCTAGAGAAAAAGCTCAAAAATATATTGAAGTAATGGGACTTAAAGGATATGAAAATAAATATCCATATGAACTTTCGGGTGGAATGAGACAAAGAGCAAGTTTTTTAAGAACTTTTCTTTCTTCAGAGGAAATAATGCTTTTGGATGAACCTTTTGGAGCATTAGATTCAATAACAAAAGGAAATATGCAAAAGTGGCTCCTTAAAATGAAAGATATGCTTAATAGGACAATTGTTTTTATAACTCATGATATTGAAGAGGCTATATTTTTGTCTGATAGTGTATATGTATTGGGCTCAAAACCTGGAATTGTTAAGAAAAAATTCAACTTAGATTTTTTTAAAGAGGATAAGACTAAGAGATTGTTCTCAAAGGAATTACTGGAATATAAGAGCAGTATAATAGAACTATTGTAA